A genomic region of Desulfosarcina ovata subsp. ovata contains the following coding sequences:
- a CDS encoding CCA tRNA nucleotidyltransferase: MDQLTDIRFDFLPDPPDGIYLVGGALRDMLTGRTPLDIDLVVRGEITAMATQLAERTGGRLVDLGKKGFPLFRIVSPAATIDITPMTGQSIEADLQARDFTLNAMAYDLKAKRLIDCTGGLADIRRKVIRIVSPDAFVHDPARLVRAYRFAAELDFVLADATGEAIADHRHRIETVAGERIWAELIKILNTSRCAATFRLMAASGLLTAIFPELEPSIGCTQNRHHRFDVFEHSLRAVDCLETLLADFDRRFPDLATVARRAGLPGQAPLLKYSALLHDVGKPATRQIEADGRVRFPGHAAKSALIAQTINRRLRLSRQQDQITETVIRHHIRPLFLFIAWQNGTLGPNGKTRFFNRCGPLALPIVVHAMADIMAKGKTLENRDSDFIRFCHRLAVAHGIFQDRQATTKPLINGYDLINELGLAPSPRFKQLLSKVDEQRLCGTLSSREQALGWVRAYLKRSRPHADA; this comes from the coding sequence ATGGATCAGTTAACAGACATTCGGTTCGATTTCCTGCCCGACCCGCCCGACGGCATCTATCTGGTCGGCGGTGCCCTGCGCGACATGCTCACCGGCCGCACGCCCCTGGACATCGATCTTGTGGTGCGCGGTGAGATCACAGCGATGGCCACGCAACTCGCCGAACGCACCGGCGGCCGACTGGTCGATCTGGGCAAAAAGGGATTTCCCCTATTCAGGATCGTCTCTCCCGCCGCCACCATTGACATCACACCAATGACCGGTCAATCCATCGAGGCCGACCTGCAGGCGCGGGATTTTACGCTCAATGCCATGGCCTACGATTTAAAGGCCAAACGCCTGATCGACTGTACCGGCGGTCTCGCCGATATCCGCCGGAAGGTCATTCGGATTGTCTCGCCGGATGCGTTTGTCCATGATCCGGCCCGGCTGGTGCGTGCTTACCGGTTTGCGGCAGAGCTCGATTTTGTCCTCGCCGACGCCACCGGTGAAGCCATCGCCGACCACCGGCATCGGATCGAAACGGTGGCCGGGGAACGGATCTGGGCCGAACTGATCAAGATTCTCAATACATCCCGATGTGCCGCCACCTTTCGCCTTATGGCGGCCAGCGGTCTGCTGACGGCAATTTTCCCGGAGCTTGAACCGTCCATCGGTTGCACCCAAAACCGGCACCATCGTTTCGATGTCTTTGAGCACAGCTTGCGTGCCGTCGACTGCCTTGAAACGCTTCTGGCCGACTTTGACCGGCGTTTTCCCGATCTTGCGACCGTTGCCCGCAGAGCCGGATTGCCCGGCCAAGCTCCGCTGTTGAAATACAGTGCCCTGCTCCACGATGTGGGCAAACCGGCCACCCGGCAGATCGAAGCCGACGGACGTGTCCGTTTTCCCGGTCACGCCGCAAAAAGTGCCCTGATCGCACAAACCATCAACCGGCGGCTGAGGCTTTCCCGCCAGCAGGATCAAATTACCGAGACCGTTATCCGCCACCACATCCGGCCGTTGTTTCTGTTTATCGCCTGGCAGAACGGCACCCTCGGTCCCAACGGCAAGACCCGTTTTTTCAACCGTTGCGGCCCCCTGGCCCTGCCCATCGTCGTCCATGCCATGGCCGACATCATGGCCAAGGGCAAAACCCTGGAAAACCGCGACAGCGATTTCATCCGGTTCTGCCATCGCCTGGCTGTGGCCCATGGCATCTTCCAGGACCGACAGGCAACCACCAAGCCGCTGATCAACGGTTATGATCTGATAAATGAGCTAGGCCTTGCCCCCTCCCCGCGTTTCAAGCAGCTCCTTAGTAAGGTAGACGAGCAGCGCCTTTGCGGTACGCTGTCCAGCCGGGAGCAGGCTCTTGGGTGGGTGCGGGCCTACCTGAAGCGATCCCGGCCCCACGCCGATGCTTGA
- the rho gene encoding transcription termination factor Rho, whose product MNIVELKNKKINELTKLAKQLNIDGAAGMRKQELIFSLLQAQIEKNGLIFGEGTLEILPDGFGFLRAPTYNYLPGPDDIYVSPSQIRRFNLRTGDTVSGQIRQPKESERYFALLKVEAVNYEDPEVAREKILFDNLIPLYPDNKVNLETEPENYSARIMDLLTPIGFGQRGLIVSPPRSGKTMLLQCIANCIVKNHKDIVLFVLLIDERPEEVTDMQRSVKGEVISSTFDEPAERHVQVAEMVIEKAKRLVEHKKNVVILLDSITRLARAYNSVMPPSGKILSGGVDSNALQRPKRFFGAARNIEEGGSLTIIATALVDTGSRMDEVIFEEFKGTGNMEIQLDRRLADKRIFPAIDIKKSGTRKEELLLDEATLNRVWILRKLFSSLNPSDSLEFLLEKMNGTKDNAEFLDSMSS is encoded by the coding sequence ATGAACATCGTGGAACTGAAAAACAAAAAAATCAATGAATTGACCAAACTGGCCAAGCAGCTCAATATTGACGGGGCTGCCGGTATGCGCAAGCAGGAACTGATATTTTCCCTGCTTCAGGCGCAGATCGAAAAAAACGGGCTGATTTTCGGTGAAGGGACCCTCGAGATCCTGCCCGACGGCTTTGGTTTTCTAAGGGCACCGACCTATAACTACCTGCCCGGCCCGGATGATATTTATGTCTCTCCCTCGCAGATCCGGCGTTTCAACCTGAGAACCGGCGACACCGTGTCGGGTCAGATTCGTCAGCCCAAGGAGTCCGAACGCTATTTCGCCCTGCTCAAAGTGGAAGCGGTCAATTACGAAGATCCGGAAGTGGCCCGTGAGAAAATTCTCTTTGACAACCTGATTCCCCTGTATCCGGATAACAAAGTGAACCTGGAGACCGAACCGGAAAATTACTCTGCCCGCATTATGGATCTGTTGACTCCCATCGGCTTCGGCCAGCGTGGTCTGATCGTTTCGCCCCCCCGTTCCGGTAAAACCATGCTGCTCCAGTGCATTGCCAACTGTATCGTTAAAAATCACAAGGATATTGTCCTTTTTGTGCTGCTGATCGATGAACGCCCCGAAGAGGTGACCGATATGCAGCGCTCGGTGAAAGGGGAGGTGATCAGCTCCACCTTTGATGAACCGGCCGAACGCCATGTCCAGGTTGCCGAAATGGTCATCGAAAAAGCCAAACGCCTGGTGGAGCACAAAAAGAATGTGGTCATTTTGCTGGACAGCATCACCCGCCTGGCCCGTGCCTACAACTCGGTCATGCCGCCCAGTGGCAAAATCCTCTCCGGTGGTGTCGACTCCAACGCCCTGCAGCGGCCCAAACGATTTTTTGGCGCCGCGCGGAACATCGAAGAGGGCGGTAGCCTGACCATTATCGCAACGGCCCTGGTCGATACCGGATCGCGGATGGATGAAGTGATTTTTGAGGAGTTCAAGGGCACCGGCAACATGGAGATTCAGCTGGATCGTCGCCTGGCCGACAAGCGCATCTTCCCCGCTATCGACATCAAGAAGTCCGGCACCCGTAAGGAGGAACTGCTCCTCGACGAGGCCACCTTGAACCGAGTCTGGATCTTGCGGAAACTTTTTTCCTCCTTGAATCCTTCGGACAGCCTTGAATTTTTACTTGAAAAAATGAACGGAACCAAGGATAATGCTGAGTTCTTAGATTCAATGAGCTCATAA
- the rpmE gene encoding 50S ribosomal protein L31 → MKADIHPDYQTTTIQCACGNIIEVGSTKKDIRVEICSKCHPFFTGKQKLVDTAGRIERFRKKYEKFQKNQ, encoded by the coding sequence ATGAAAGCCGACATCCATCCGGATTATCAGACCACCACCATTCAATGTGCCTGTGGCAATATCATTGAAGTCGGGTCAACGAAAAAGGACATTCGCGTGGAAATTTGTTCCAAGTGCCACCCGTTTTTTACCGGCAAACAGAAGCTGGTGGATACGGCCGGCCGTATCGAGCGGTTCAGAAAAAAATACGAGAAATTCCAGAAGAACCAGTAG